A DNA window from Carassius gibelio isolate Cgi1373 ecotype wild population from Czech Republic chromosome A8, carGib1.2-hapl.c, whole genome shotgun sequence contains the following coding sequences:
- the LOC128018722 gene encoding mitotic spindle assembly checkpoint protein MAD2B isoform X2 gives MATLTRQDLNFGQVVADILCEFLEVAIHLILYVRDVYPSGIFQKRKKYNVPVQMSCHPDLNQYIQDTLHCVKPLIEKNEAEKVVVVIMDKEHHPVERFVFEISQPPLLSINSETLLSHVEQLLRAMILKISVCDAVLDNNPPGCTFTVLVHTREAATKNMEKVQVIKDFPWIVADEQEVHMEEAKLIPLKTMTSDILKMQLYVEEKTQKT, from the exons ATGGCCACTCTGACGAGGCAGGACCTTAATTTCGGGCAGG TTGTTGCTGACATTCTGTGTGAGTTTCTGGAAGTGGCCATTCACCTCATTCTCTATGTCAGAGATGTCTATCCATCTGGGATCTTTCAGAAAAGGAAGAAATACAACGTACCTGTGCAG ATGTCATGCCATCCAGATTTAAATCAGTACATTCAAGACACGCTGCATTGTGTCAAGCCACTGATAGAAAAA AATGAGGCTGAGAAGGTTGTAGTGGTGATCATGGATAAAGAGCACCATCCTGTGGAGAGATTTGTGTTTGAGATCTCACAGCCTCCACTGCTGTCCATCAA CTCAGAGACTCTGCTGTCTCACGTGGAGCAGCTGCTGAGAGCCATGATCCtaaagatcagtgtgtgtgacgCTGTCCTAGACAACAATCCTCCAG GATGCACATTCACAGTGCTTGTACACACCAGGGAAGCTGCCACAAAAAACATGGAGAAAGTTCAGGTCATCAAG GATTTTCCATGGATTGTAGCAGATGAGCAGGAAGTTCACATGGAAGAGGCAAAACTCATTCCTCTAAAAACAATGACTTCTGATATCCTCAAG ATGCAGCTCTATGTTGaagaaaaaacacagaaaacttgA